In a single window of the Acipenser ruthenus chromosome 20, fAciRut3.2 maternal haplotype, whole genome shotgun sequence genome:
- the LOC117432225 gene encoding cell division control protein 42 homolog isoform X1: MQTIKCVVVGDGAVGKTCLLISYTTNKFPSEYVPTVFDNYAVTVMIGGEPYTLGLFDTAGQEDYDRLRPLSYPQTDVFLVCFSVVSPSSFENVKEKWVPEITHHCPKTPFLLVGTQIDLRDDPSTIEKLAKNKQKPITPETAEKLARDLKAVKYVECSALTQKGLKNVFDEAILAALEPPEPKKKRKCVLL; this comes from the exons ATGCAGACGATTAAGTGTGTTGTAGTGGGGGATGGTGCTGTTGGTAAAACATGTCTCTTAATTTCCTATACAACCAACAAATTCCCATCGGAATATGTACCAACG GTCTTTGATAATTATGCTGTAACGGTTATGATTGGTGGTGAACCATACACCCTAGGATTATTTGATACTGCAG gtcaGGAGGATTACGATAGGTTGCGACCTCTGAGTTATCCTCAGACAGATGTGTTTCTAGTCTGTTTCTCTGTCGTTTCACCttcttcttttgaaaatgttaaagaaaag TGGGTACCAGAGATCACTCACCACTGTCCAAAGACTCCATTCCTCCTGGTTGGGACGCAGATTGACTTGAGAGACGACCCATCAACAATCGAGAAACTCGCCAAGAACAAACAGAAGCCCATCACCCCTGAGACTGCAGAGAAACTGGCCCGGGACCTGAAGGCAGTCAAATACGTGGAGTGCTCTGCCCTCACGCAG AAAGGACTAAAGAATGTATTTGACGAGGCGATATTGGCAGCCCTGGAACCTCCTGAGCCCAAGAAGAAGCGCAAGTGTGTGCTGCTATGA
- the LOC117432225 gene encoding cell division control protein 42 homolog isoform X2: MQTIKCVVVGDGAVGKTCLLISYTTNKFPSEYVPTVFDNYAVTVMIGGEPYTLGLFDTAGQEDYDRLRPLSYPQTDVFLVCFSVVSPSSFENVKEKWVPEITHHCPKTPFLLVGTQIDLRDDPSTIEKLAKNKQKPITPETAEKLARDLKAVKYVECSALTQRGLKNVFDEAILAALEPPETQRKRKCCIF, encoded by the exons ATGCAGACGATTAAGTGTGTTGTAGTGGGGGATGGTGCTGTTGGTAAAACATGTCTCTTAATTTCCTATACAACCAACAAATTCCCATCGGAATATGTACCAACG GTCTTTGATAATTATGCTGTAACGGTTATGATTGGTGGTGAACCATACACCCTAGGATTATTTGATACTGCAG gtcaGGAGGATTACGATAGGTTGCGACCTCTGAGTTATCCTCAGACAGATGTGTTTCTAGTCTGTTTCTCTGTCGTTTCACCttcttcttttgaaaatgttaaagaaaag TGGGTACCAGAGATCACTCACCACTGTCCAAAGACTCCATTCCTCCTGGTTGGGACGCAGATTGACTTGAGAGACGACCCATCAACAATCGAGAAACTCGCCAAGAACAAACAGAAGCCCATCACCCCTGAGACTGCAGAGAAACTGGCCCGGGACCTGAAGGCAGTCAAATACGTGGAGTGCTCTGCCCTCACGCAG AGAGGTCTGAAGAATGTATTTGACGAGGCTATCCTAGCTGCCCTTGAGCCGCCTGAAACTCAGCGAAAGCGGAAGTGCTGTATATTCTAA